Within the Pseudomonadota bacterium genome, the region GAAGCGTCGCCATAGCCCTTCGCTCTCATCCCGAAACAGGAGCTCCCGTAGGTCGTGGATATACGCGGCCTCCCCATGGGTCAGCTGCCCCAAGAGCCCGTCGCGGACCATGCCGAGCACCATCAGCTCGTCGGAGCCATAGCAGCAGTTTTCGAGCATCACGCAGTGCCGCCGGGTCTTTTCCGACACGTCGACGAGCTGCCAGCACTCCTCGACGCTGGTGGCGGCTGGCACCTCAAGACCCACGTGCTTGCCCTTGTTCATCGCGTCCACTGCCATGGGCACATGCCAGCGCCAAGGCGTTGCAACCACCACGAGGTCCACGTCGTCTCGGTTCGCGAGCCGCTCGAAGTCCCGTTCGCCCCTGGCGTAGACCGCCGGCGGCTCCTGCCCGGCCTGGGCGACGAGGTTCTGGGCCGCCGACGTCTTGTCTTGCACGGTGTCGCACACCGCCGTGACCTTCACAGCATCTACGGCGAGGAAATCGCGCAGCAGACCCATTCCGCGTGCGCCCACGCCCACCATGCCGAGGCGTACTTCGCTTCTCGGCTCGAAAGGCATGTCGAGCACGGGCGGATGCTCGAGCCGTGTTGCAGGGGCTGACGTAGAGGGCGACGGTTTGCGTGGAAGGGCGCAGCTTGTGCTCGCAACACCTACGCCGGCTGTGATGCCAGCAGCGCGCCTGAACAGCGCTCGCCGCGACAGGACCTGGCTATTGGGCATTC harbors:
- a CDS encoding Gfo/Idh/MocA family oxidoreductase; this encodes MPNSQVLSRRALFRRAAGITAGVGVASTSCALPRKPSPSTSAPATRLEHPPVLDMPFEPRSEVRLGMVGVGARGMGLLRDFLAVDAVKVTAVCDTVQDKTSAAQNLVAQAGQEPPAVYARGERDFERLANRDDVDLVVVATPWRWHVPMAVDAMNKGKHVGLEVPAATSVEECWQLVDVSEKTRRHCVMLENCCYGSDELMVLGMVRDGLLGQLTHGEAAYIHDLRELLFRDESEGLWRRFAHTRRDANLYPTHGLGPVASYMNINRGDRFEYLVSVSSPQLGLEAYRGKHVPEKSPKWKERYVCGDINSSLIKTARGRSILLQHDVVSPRPYDRLNLVSGTGGTFAGYPSRIYIDGQKEHAWQSPEPFKKRYLHPLWRRVGDLARKAGGHGGMDLIMCYRLIECMREGLVPDMDVYDAASWSVPTTLSQVSVAGGGTPASFPDFTRGRWDNTRRPFAAQH